The Parvibaculaceae bacterium PLY_AMNH_Bact1 genome window below encodes:
- a CDS encoding metal-dependent hydrolase (Derived by automated computational analysis using gene prediction method: Protein Homology.): MDTVTQAVFGAVVGQVGFQSKFGWRAIAAGAALATVPDLDVFGSLSDPFSEWVHHRGITHSVFFGPIAGPLVGVAIWKMYQWRAERTPGKFPVGLSNSQALSAWIWLSVLAFLTHPFLDVLTPYGTQLLAPFSDERFAVNAMSIIDPVYTGILALALIGGWLVRRGTFGKPGWSPHIAGAAIVMSVGWQVYAWGINEGTKIAAHESLAEQGIETAEVSSYPTLFQPWFRRMTAETDDAIRVGFYSPLTDTPIEWQTYPKAESALINELSRTMEYRILERFAMGEVAWRVQELPNGHTRVEAHDLRYLGFAETELSALWGIVGTFNGNNELIAPPVRFSNRPEPSADIFSVMWVGAFGE, translated from the coding sequence GTGGATACAGTGACACAGGCTGTTTTTGGTGCCGTTGTGGGCCAGGTCGGTTTCCAATCCAAATTCGGGTGGCGGGCAATTGCCGCAGGGGCAGCCTTGGCAACGGTTCCCGACCTTGATGTCTTCGGCAGCCTGTCTGATCCCTTCAGCGAGTGGGTGCACCATCGCGGGATCACCCATTCTGTTTTCTTTGGACCCATCGCTGGTCCGCTCGTCGGCGTCGCCATCTGGAAGATGTATCAGTGGCGGGCTGAACGAACGCCCGGGAAATTCCCCGTGGGGCTCTCCAACTCACAAGCACTCAGCGCCTGGATATGGCTGTCTGTGCTCGCATTTCTCACCCATCCATTCCTAGATGTGCTGACACCTTATGGCACTCAGTTGCTGGCTCCTTTCTCCGATGAGCGTTTCGCCGTCAATGCCATGTCAATTATTGACCCGGTCTATACCGGCATTCTTGCGCTCGCGCTCATCGGTGGATGGCTTGTGCGCCGGGGGACCTTCGGCAAACCTGGGTGGTCACCGCATATTGCAGGCGCTGCAATTGTGATGAGCGTGGGATGGCAGGTCTATGCCTGGGGCATCAATGAAGGAACAAAGATTGCCGCGCATGAGAGTCTGGCCGAACAGGGTATAGAGACTGCCGAAGTTTCTTCCTATCCGACACTCTTCCAGCCCTGGTTCCGGCGCATGACGGCCGAGACAGATGATGCCATTCGTGTCGGCTTCTACTCGCCACTCACAGATACGCCAATTGAGTGGCAAACTTATCCAAAGGCAGAGAGTGCACTTATCAACGAACTTTCACGGACGATGGAGTATCGCATCCTCGAGCGCTTTGCCATGGGTGAGGTTGCCTGGCGGGTGCAAGAGCTGCCGAACGGGCATACCCGTGTTGAGGCCCATGACTTGCGTTACCTAGGTTTTGCCGAGACAGAACTGTCGGCTCTTTGGGGAATTGTGGGCACGTTTAACGGCAACAATGAACTCATTGCCCCGCCGGTGCGTTTCTCCAATCGGCCAGAACCGAGCGCGGACATCTTCTCCGTGATGTGGGTTGGCGCCTTCGGCGAGTAA
- a CDS encoding NADPH:quinone oxidoreductase family protein (Derived by automated computational analysis using gene prediction method: Protein Homology.): MRAMRVQELSDDIGSIQQVDVDLPPPGEGEVRLKLKACSINFPDLLMIQGKYQFKPDLPFSPGMEGSGIVTELGPGVDNVSIGDEVVAGLRTGGFAEEVNAAAAACRPIPKGMDFVKAAAYPAAYLTAYVALVVRGNLKAGETLLVHGSTGGVGLAAVDVGKLLGATVIATSASDKKLKTVKERGADHVLNVGEGFRQKVKDLTGGRGADVIYDPVGGDVFDESVRCIAWNGRLLVIGFTSGRIPSVPVNMPLIKGFSVVGVRAGEYGRRDPEAGKENIATIDTWASEGKIDPYVCATFPLDQAVDAMRMLQERQAVGKVVLTMNEDTQ; encoded by the coding sequence ATGCGGGCAATGCGTGTGCAGGAATTGTCGGACGATATTGGTTCGATTCAGCAGGTTGATGTGGATTTGCCGCCACCTGGTGAGGGAGAGGTCCGGCTAAAATTGAAGGCCTGCTCAATCAATTTTCCAGATCTCCTGATGATTCAGGGAAAATATCAGTTCAAGCCGGATCTGCCCTTTTCGCCTGGCATGGAAGGATCGGGCATTGTTACAGAGCTCGGGCCTGGCGTAGACAACGTCTCCATTGGTGATGAAGTGGTGGCGGGCCTCCGGACCGGTGGATTTGCAGAAGAAGTGAACGCCGCTGCCGCTGCCTGCCGCCCAATTCCAAAAGGCATGGATTTTGTGAAAGCCGCGGCTTATCCCGCCGCTTATCTCACAGCTTATGTCGCGCTGGTTGTCCGCGGCAATCTGAAGGCGGGAGAAACGCTGTTGGTCCACGGCAGCACCGGCGGTGTGGGGCTGGCGGCAGTGGATGTTGGCAAGCTTTTGGGCGCCACGGTCATCGCCACGTCAGCCTCTGATAAAAAACTCAAAACCGTCAAAGAGCGCGGCGCAGACCATGTGCTGAATGTAGGCGAGGGGTTCAGACAAAAAGTCAAAGACCTCACCGGCGGCAGGGGTGCCGATGTGATTTATGACCCAGTTGGTGGCGATGTGTTCGATGAGTCAGTGCGTTGCATTGCCTGGAATGGCCGCTTGTTGGTCATCGGGTTTACCAGCGGTCGCATTCCAAGCGTCCCGGTCAACATGCCCTTGATCAAAGGGTTCTCGGTCGTTGGCGTGCGGGCGGGGGAATATGGTCGTCGTGACCCGGAAGCCGGGAAAGAGAACATCGCGACCATCGACACTTGGGCAAGTGAGGGCAAGATTGACCCTTATGTCTGCGCGACATTCCCGTTGGACCAGGCAGTCGATGCCATGCGCATGTTGCAAGAAAGACAGGCAGTGGGCAAAGTGGTACTCACCATGAATGAGGACACACAATGA